A single window of Nicotiana sylvestris chromosome 5, ASM39365v2, whole genome shotgun sequence DNA harbors:
- the LOC138869734 gene encoding uncharacterized protein, with the protein MTMRVGDRVEVFNVYRALKLPAHYEELSMISVVESDATSLVAYMSPIDPVERGFKKFEALDRPVTLTLPRPSIEEAPKLEFKPLPAHLRYAYLGNSETLLVIISSILTSTQEEKLLRVLREHKKVIGWTIADIKDISPSFCMQKIFLEDGHHPSVEQQRRLNLIMKEVVKKEVIKFLDASIIFSISDSNWKAQQSNSQEPLPASIHRPNARQLAGHEYYCFLDGYSGYNQIVICLEDQEKTTFTCPYGIFAFKSMPFGLCNAPGTFQRCMMAIFTNMVERFAEVFMDDFSVFGFSYDDCLRNLSKVLASCEETNLVKCHFMVQEGTVLGQKVSRSGIGADKVKVEAVEKLPLPISVKGVRSFLGHTGFDRRFIKDFSKIATLLCRLLEKNVTFNFDDACLKAFEELNKKLVTAPIIVAPDWSLPFKLMCDASDLTIGAVLGQRKDKVFHSIYYTSKTLEDAQLNYTTTEKELLAVVWAFEKFGHTWVLPPEIESESRKRFLHDVNFYYWDEPYLYKQCADQLMRRCIPEKEVELVLYDSHASPYGGHHGGDRTAAKVLQSGLFLAILFKDAHALRSVTNVRERKQSQGGMRCL; encoded by the exons ATGACAATGAGAGTGGGTGATCGAGTGGAGGTCTTCAATGTTTATAGAGCACTCAAATTACCAGCCCACTATGAAGAGTTATCCATGATCTCTGTGGTGGAGAGTGATGCCACATCGTTAGTGGCCTATATGAGCCCTATAGATCCTGTTGAACGC GGGTTTAAAAAATTTGAAGCGTTAGACAGGCCTGTCACTCTGACCCTTCCCAGGCCATCTATTGAAGAAGCTCCGAAGCTAGAATTTAAGCCACTTCCAGCGCATCTGCGCTATGCTTATTTGGGGAACTCTGAGACATTGCTCGTGATTATTTCGTCCATCTTGACCAGCACTCAAGAAGAAAAATTGCTCAGAGTACTCCGCGAGCATAAAAAGGTCATTGGGTGGACTATAGCTGACATCAAGGATATTAGTCCATCGTTTTGCATGCAGAAAATCTTTTTAGAGGACGGACACCACCCCAGTGTGGAGCAGCAAAGAAGATTAAACCTCATTATGAAAGAGGTGGTGAAAAAGGAAGTAATCAAGTTTCTCGATGCAAGTATCATTTTTTCTATTTCTGACAGCAACTGG AAGGCTCAACAAAGCAACTCACAAGAACCACTTCCCGCTTCCATTCATCGACCAAATGCTAGACAGTTAGCCGGGCATGAATATTATTGCTTCCTTGATGGTTATTCGGGATACAATCAGATTGTTATATGCCTAgaggatcaggagaagaccactttTACTTGTCCTTATGGCATTTTTGCCTTCAAGAGTATGCCGTTTGGTCTTTGTAATGCACCAGGCACTTTCCAGaggtgcatgatggctattttcaccaacATGGTGGAAAGATTTGCGGAAgtgtttatggatgatttttcagtttttgggttttcttatgATGATTGCTTGAGGAATTTGAGCAAGGTGCTAGCCAGTTGTGAAGAAACAAATCTGgtaaagtgccattttatggtacaagaaggcacCGTATTGGGTCAAAAAGTATCTAGAAGCGGCATTGGAGCTGATAAAGTGAAGGTGGAGGCGGTTGAAAAATTACCTCTACCTATTTCAGTGAAGGGcgtccggagtttcttgggacacACGGGTTTCGATCGGCGCTTtattaaagatttttcaaaaattgctaCTCTTTTGTGTAGGCTGCTTGAAAAAAATGTAACTTTCAACTTTGATGATGCTTGCCTTAAGGCATTTGAAGAACTTAACAAGAAGTTAGTGACTGCTCCCATTATTGTGGCACCTGATTGGTCCTTACCATTTAAACTTATGTGTGATGCGAGTGACCTTACTATTGGGGCAGTGCTAGGCCAGAGGAAGGACAAGGTGTTTCATTCCATCTACTATACGAGTAAGACTCTTGAGGATGCACAACTGAATTACACCACCACTGAGAAGGAGTTGTTAGCTGTTGTGTGGGCCTTTGAGAAATTTGGGCATACTTG GGTACTTCCTCCTGAAATTGAATCTGAATCTAGAAAGAGGTTTTTACATGATGTGAACTTTTACTActgggatgagccatatttgtACAAGCAATGTGCTGATCAGTTGATGAGGAGATGCATTCCTGAAAAGGAGGTGGAATTAGTGTTGTATGATTCTCACGCATCACCTTATGGGGGCCATCATGGAGGAGATAGAACAGCTGCAAAGGTGCTACAATCCGGTCTCTTTTTGGCTATTTTATTCAAGGATGCCCATGCATTAAGAAGTGTGACCAATGTCAGAGAACGGAAACAATCACAAGGAGGCATGAGATGCCTTTAA
- the LOC138869733 gene encoding uncharacterized protein, giving the protein MRRVRSQDRLQGFDPEPERTFQRRLREARDTNNIQALVQFPVDMAEEQPMAVREVAIPSIANVTYRIVKPRITGHFELKQSMIQLLHANVQFMGLPHEDPHQHILNFLEISDTYITNGVTPDYVRLTRFPFSLLGEAKRWLKAEPANSIITWNDLARKFMARFFPSGKTAKIRTWEWFKGLLKDCPHHNQTNEVLAHTFIEGLHSETKIAVGAAAGGQVLEKSFDEIYALLKKFSKSNPDWQREMGRHSAKVCRASPRHNNEKFGASNGAACHAQNTRPVGALLSETEANPRAALNAVSLRNGRQLEEVQSKKRKKVTFNERPTTIESTSEKAKELEKPAGEAVAEQPPQLVHINIPLVDILQEVTKYAKYIKYIVANKRRLTEFETVALTEECSSRIQGKLPQKLKDPGSFTIQISIGKHDVGQALCDLGASINLMPLSVFRQLGLGEPRPTTVIL; this is encoded by the exons ATGCGTAGGGTCAGAAGCCAAGACCGACTTCAAGGCTTTGATCCTGAACCTGAGAGAACATTTCAAAGGAGGTTGAGGGAAGCAAGGGACACGAATAATATTCAGGCTCTTGTTCAATTTCCTGTGGACATGGCAGAGGAGCAACCCATGGCCGTTCGGGAGGTAGCGATTCCCAGCATTGCAAATGTCACCTACAGAATAGTGAAGCCCAGGATCACTGGGCACTTTGAGCTGAAACAAAGCATGATCCAGCTACTTCATGCAAACGTGCAGTTTATGGGTCTTCCACACGAGGATCCACATCAGCATATTCTAAACTTCTTGGAGATTAGTGATACTTATATCACTAACGGGGTCACTCCAGATTATGTGAGGCTCACACGTTTTCCATTCTCTCTGTTGGGCGAGGCTAAGCGATGGCTAAAGGCAGAACCAGCTAATTCCATTATAACATGGAATGATTTGGCGAGAAAATTTATGGCAAGGTTCTTCCCTTCAGGCAAAACTGCAAAGATCAGAA CTTGGGAATGGTTTAAGGGGCTGCTCAAAGACTGTCCTCATCACAATCAGACGAATGAAGTGTTAGCTCACACTTTCATAGAAGGGCTACATTCTGAAACAAAGATCGCGGTAGGTGCTGCAGCTGGGGGTCAAGTGTTGGAGAAAAGCTTTGACGAGATATATGCACTATTGAAAAAATTCTCCAAGAGCAATCCGGATTGGCAAAGAGAGATGGGCAGACACAGTGCAAAAGTCTGCAGGG CAAGCCCTCGCCACAACAATGAGAAATTTGGAGCGTCAAATGGGGCAGCTTGCCATGCTCAAAACACTAGACCAGTCGGAGCTCTTCTAAGTGAAACTGAAGCAAATCCTAGGGCGGCTCTTAATGCCGTGTCGTTGAGGAATGGGAGACAACTAGAAGAAGTTCagtcaaaaaaaaggaaaaaggtgaCTTTTAATGAGAGGCCAACCACTATAGAATCAACATCAGAAAAAGCTAAGGAGCTAGAGAAGCCAGCTGGAGAGGCGGTGGCTGAGCAACCGCCACAATTG GTGCACATTAATATTCCTTTGGTTGACATCTTACAAGAAGTAACCAAATATGCAAAGTACATCAAGTACATTGTAGCAAATAAAAGGAGGCTAACCGAGTTCGAGACTGTGGCACTCACTGAGGAGTGCAGTTCAAGAATTCAGGGCAAGTTACCTCAGAAATTGAAGGATCCAGGTAGTTTTACTATCCAAATATCAATTGGTAAACATGATGTTGGGCAAGCTTTATGTGATCTTGGAGCGAGCATCAACTTAATGCCGCTATCTGTGTTTAGACAGTTGGGGTTGGGTGAGCCACGCCCAACAACAGTTATCTTATAG